A window of the Vigna angularis cultivar LongXiaoDou No.4 chromosome 3, ASM1680809v1, whole genome shotgun sequence genome harbors these coding sequences:
- the LOC108319221 gene encoding lipid phosphate phosphatase gamma, translated as MTPPLKAVTLTHVRYQKGDRVGHFLAWISLVPVFISFGGFVSHFLFRRELQGMFFALGLILSQFINEVIKTSVQQARPATCALLEMCDSHGWPSSHCQYMFFFATYLTLLSLKGLTFWHVRDNPFLHLLTWSLALLTMYSRVYLGYHTVAQVLAGTVLGVFLGAVWFWVVNSVLHPYFPLIEESAFGRRLYVKDTSHISNVLEFEYDMARAERRNLACNSKAD; from the coding sequence ATGACGCCGCCACTGAAGGCCGTGACGTTGACGCACGTGCGCTACCAGAAGGGCGACCGCGTAGGGCACTTCCTGGCGTGGATTTCCCTCGTCCCCGTCTTCATCTCCTTCGGCGGCTTCGTCTCCCACTTCCTCTTCCGCCGCGAGCTCCAAGGCATGTTCTTCGCGCTCGGCCTCATCTTGTCGCAGTTCATCAACGAAGTAATCAAGACCTCCGTCCAGCAGGCACGGCCCGCCACCTGCGCACTCCTGGAGATGTGCGACTCACACGGCTGGCCCTCCAGCCACTGCCAGTACATGTTCTTCTTCGCCACTTATCTCACTCTTCTCTCCCTCAAAGGTCTCACCTTCTGGCACGTGCGCGACAACCCTTTCCTCCACCTCCTCACGTGGTCCCTCGCGCTCCTCACCATGTACTCTCGCGTCTACCTCGGTTACCACACTGTTGCTCAGGTCCTCGCCGGAACCGTGCTGGGGGTTTTTCTCGGCGCGGTTTGGTTCTGGGTTGTTAACTCCGTTTTGCACCCTTACTTTCCTCTTATCGAAGAGAGCGCGTTTGGGAGAAGGCTCTATGTGAAGGACACTTCTCATATTAGTAATGTGTTGGAGTTTGAGTATGATATGGCCAGGGCTGAGAGACGGAACTTGGCGTGTAATTCTAAGGCGGATTGA
- the LOC108319222 gene encoding uncharacterized protein LOC108319222, giving the protein MNRAPPNSSWMYDRCHRGRCALKESFILGVEELISKACEQERYRRDEGLRCPCLKCDCTKILHERVVKVHLYRNGFKPNYFIWKDHGERMLEDDVENHESWMGVETEGGPTNQFMTMEDMVHDALRRKEPFQTSTSDNIEEDPNEETQRFYNLLLDTNQPLYEGASDSKLSMCVRLLACKSNWNIPNQCIDFIAKMVMDETPIKVGLPKTYYNAKKCVSKLGLQSQRIDCYVDGCMLFYDNEYGKNDGALLECKFCGKPRYQPRNTGATTTKQVPVKSMFYLPLIPRLQRMYALTQTA; this is encoded by the coding sequence ATGAATCGTGCTCCACCGAATAGTTCATGGATGTACGATAGGTGTCATAGAGGAAGATGTGCTTTGAAAGAGTCTTTTATATTGGGTGTTGAAGAGCTTATAAGTAAAGCTTGTGAACAAGAACGTTATCGCAGAGATGAGGGTCTTCGATGTCCATGTTTAAAGTGCGATTGTACAAAGATTCTGCACGAAAGAGTTGTAAAGGTTCACCTCTACAGGAACGGTTTCAAgcctaattatttcatttggaaGGATCATGGGGAAAGAATGCTAGAAGATGATGTAGAGAATCATGAAAGTTGGATGGGTGTAGAGACGGAAGGTGGTCCAACTAATCAATTTATGACAATGGAAGACATGGTGCATGATGCTCTTAGGCGAAAAGAGCCGTTCCAAACATCTACTTCAGATAACATTGAAGAGGATCCGAATGAAGAAACACAAAGGTTTTATAATCTTTTGTTGGATACAAACCAGCCATTGTATGAAGGAGCATCAGACTCGAAATTATCAATGTGTGTCAGGCTATTAGCTTGCAAGTCGAATTGGAATATTCCTAACCAATGCATagattttattgcaaaaatggtTATGGATGAAACACCCATCAAAGTAGGTTTGCCTAAAACATACTACAATGCAAAAAAGTGTGTATCAAAGTTGGGATTACAATCACAAAGGATTGATTGTTACGTGGATGGTTGCATGCTCTTTTATGATAACGAATATGGTAAGAATGACGGCGCGTTGCTTGAATGCAAATTTTGTGGAAAGCCAAGATATCAACCACGTAACACGGGAGCAACTACTACAAAACAAGTTCCTGTGAAATCAATGTTCTATTTGCCATTAATTCCTAGACTACAAAGAATGTATGCCTTAACACAAACTGCATGA